One Actinospica robiniae DSM 44927 genomic region harbors:
- a CDS encoding CGNR zinc finger domain-containing protein, whose amino-acid sequence MNPAHVFICGNLALDFAATLRGRRSTRSETLATPARLDAWYLESTLVDALYPSGPPDLVQAKAAREAIYELVTARLRKTDYDPEALEVVNRTVRRPAAVPQLTVSGRRTEATPAEALSSLARTAVELLSGPDTALLKECDNPECTTVYLDRSRGGRRQWCSMDPCGNKIKAAAYRARKKARD is encoded by the coding sequence GTGAACCCGGCTCATGTCTTCATCTGCGGAAACCTGGCCCTGGACTTCGCCGCCACCCTCCGGGGACGTCGTTCGACCCGGTCCGAGACGCTCGCGACCCCGGCCCGGCTCGACGCCTGGTACTTGGAGTCCACGCTCGTGGACGCGCTCTACCCCAGCGGTCCGCCTGACCTAGTCCAGGCCAAGGCGGCGCGAGAAGCCATATACGAGCTGGTCACCGCCCGGTTGCGGAAGACGGACTACGACCCCGAGGCGCTCGAGGTCGTGAACCGGACGGTGCGCCGGCCCGCCGCCGTACCGCAGCTGACCGTGTCCGGCCGCCGCACCGAGGCGACGCCTGCCGAAGCTCTCTCCTCGCTCGCGCGCACGGCCGTCGAGCTTCTGAGCGGGCCGGACACGGCCCTGCTCAAGGAATGCGACAACCCCGAGTGCACCACCGTGTACCTGGACCGATCCCGCGGGGGCCGGCGGCAGTGGTGCAGCATGGATCCCTGCGGAAACAAGATCAAGGCCGCGGCGTACCGCGCACGCAAGAAGGCCCGGGATTAG
- a CDS encoding PRC-barrel domain-containing protein → MGETQLIIGTDVACTDGFFGRLRWLVVDPATRRVTYLAVTASDLAPGRLVPADQVASVGEDIMLRCTTAELGQFETTQEIAEGSMPHDLRRPGVEGIEQDTGYGNLTSTRDRIPGGGVALHRGEVIYAIDGAVGRLQGIAVDLEGGQRLTDLLLGTGHFWHRARIAVSARSVTRFGDGIRLDLTKDLVRELADTPGEGHEGKIS, encoded by the coding sequence ATGGGTGAGACACAGCTGATCATCGGTACCGACGTGGCCTGCACCGACGGATTCTTCGGACGCCTTCGTTGGCTCGTCGTGGACCCTGCCACCCGCAGGGTCACCTACCTGGCCGTCACGGCGTCCGATCTGGCGCCCGGCCGGCTCGTGCCCGCGGACCAGGTGGCTTCGGTGGGCGAGGACATCATGCTTCGCTGTACGACGGCCGAGCTCGGGCAATTCGAGACCACCCAGGAGATCGCGGAGGGGTCTATGCCACACGACCTGCGCAGACCTGGCGTAGAAGGCATCGAGCAGGACACGGGGTACGGGAACCTGACCTCGACCCGCGACCGGATTCCCGGGGGAGGCGTCGCGCTTCATCGAGGCGAGGTCATCTACGCCATCGATGGCGCGGTCGGGCGTCTGCAGGGGATCGCCGTCGATCTCGAAGGCGGCCAGCGGCTGACCGACCTCCTGCTCGGCACGGGCCACTTCTGGCACCGCGCCCGGATCGCCGTGTCGGCCAGATCCGTGACGAGATTCGGCGACGGGATCCGACTCGACCTGACCAAAGACCTCGTGCGCGAACTGGCGGACACACCCGGGGAGGGCCACGAAGGGAAAATCTCGTGA
- a CDS encoding epoxide hydrolase family protein — protein sequence MSSTPGVPAIRPFTFDFSDAELEDLRARIEAARWPEQETVPDQSQGTQLKTMKELARYRASEYDWRKVEAKLKALPNFITEIDGLDIHFIHVRSKHENALPVIVTHGWPGSVVEQLKIIEPLTDPTAHGGSAEDAFHVVIPSMPGYGFSGKPAEQGWGPERIARAWGELMQRLGYDRYVAQGGDWGAIVTDLMGAQEPEGLIGIHTNMPKVIPADIDAALIAGNALPEGLSLSDEEKTAIGQLDYVYRHVYYAYMMASRPQSLTGLVDSPVGLAAFMLDHDAASLAQITRAFAGHTEGLTRDDVLDNITLFWLTNTAISAARLYAENTASFFGINGVKLPVAVSVFPDELYQAPKSWTEQAYPNLIHYNQLPEGGHFAAWEQPELFVNELRIGFRSLR from the coding sequence ATGTCTTCCACCCCTGGAGTGCCGGCGATCCGCCCGTTCACCTTCGATTTCTCCGACGCCGAGCTCGAGGATCTGCGCGCGCGTATCGAGGCGGCGCGGTGGCCCGAGCAGGAGACCGTCCCGGACCAGTCGCAGGGCACGCAGTTGAAGACGATGAAGGAGCTCGCCCGCTACCGGGCGTCCGAGTACGACTGGCGCAAGGTCGAAGCCAAGCTGAAGGCCCTGCCCAACTTCATCACCGAGATCGACGGCCTGGACATCCACTTCATCCACGTGCGCTCGAAGCACGAGAACGCCCTGCCGGTCATCGTCACGCACGGCTGGCCCGGCTCGGTCGTCGAGCAGCTGAAGATCATCGAGCCGCTCACCGACCCCACCGCCCACGGCGGCAGCGCCGAAGACGCCTTCCACGTGGTGATCCCCTCCATGCCCGGCTACGGGTTCTCGGGCAAGCCGGCCGAGCAGGGCTGGGGCCCCGAGCGCATCGCCCGCGCCTGGGGCGAGCTGATGCAGCGCCTCGGCTACGACCGGTACGTCGCCCAGGGCGGCGACTGGGGCGCCATCGTCACCGACCTCATGGGCGCCCAGGAGCCCGAGGGCCTGATCGGCATCCACACCAACATGCCCAAGGTGATTCCCGCCGACATCGACGCCGCGCTCATCGCCGGGAACGCGTTGCCCGAGGGCCTGTCGCTCTCCGACGAGGAGAAGACCGCGATCGGCCAGCTGGACTACGTGTACCGGCACGTCTACTACGCCTACATGATGGCCTCGCGCCCGCAGTCGCTGACCGGCCTCGTGGACTCGCCGGTCGGCCTGGCGGCCTTCATGCTCGACCACGACGCGGCCAGCCTCGCCCAGATAACCCGGGCCTTCGCCGGGCACACCGAGGGCCTGACCCGGGACGACGTGCTCGACAACATCACGCTGTTCTGGCTGACCAACACGGCGATCTCCGCGGCCCGCCTGTACGCCGAGAACACGGCGTCCTTCTTCGGGATCAACGGCGTGAAGCTGCCGGTCGCCGTCAGCGTCTTCCCCGACGAGCTTTACCAGGCCCCCAAGAGCTGGACGGAGCAGGCGTACCCGAACCTGATCCACTACAACCAGCTCCCCGAGGGCGGGCACTTCGCCGCCTGGGAGCAGCCGGAGCTGTTCGTGAACGAATTGCGCATCGGCTTCCGCTCGCTGCGCTAA
- a CDS encoding redoxin family protein, whose product MTRDVHMPRLDGATQWLNSEPLDPADLRGNVVLVNFWTLTCINWLRTQPHVRAWAQAYRAAGLVVVAVHTPEFSFEHDAGLVRQAAADRGIDYPIAVDNDYAVWDAFANSYWPALYFIDRNGVIRDEHFGEGSYEESEQTLQSLLGVSAAPAPVKALGIEADADRRNLKTPETYLGYARGGQSASPGDVAFDRRQTYELPKHRPGNSWALSGDWTVGSECVMPYGPDSVLAFRFHARDVNLVLNRTGAEPIPFQVLLDGEPPAGSHGVDVDEDGNGLLAGGRLYQLIRQDGKISERTVEIIFPEPGAEAYAFTFG is encoded by the coding sequence GTGACCCGCGACGTGCACATGCCACGCCTCGACGGGGCGACTCAGTGGCTTAACTCCGAGCCTCTCGACCCTGCTGACCTGCGGGGCAATGTGGTACTCGTGAATTTCTGGACGCTGACGTGCATCAACTGGCTGCGCACCCAGCCGCATGTGCGCGCCTGGGCACAGGCATACCGCGCCGCCGGCCTGGTCGTGGTGGCGGTGCACACACCGGAGTTTTCCTTCGAGCACGACGCCGGTCTGGTGCGCCAGGCGGCCGCGGATCGTGGCATCGACTACCCGATCGCCGTCGACAACGACTATGCGGTGTGGGATGCGTTCGCCAACAGCTACTGGCCCGCGCTGTACTTCATCGACCGGAACGGCGTCATCCGCGACGAGCACTTCGGCGAAGGAAGTTATGAGGAGTCGGAGCAGACGCTCCAGAGTCTCCTGGGTGTGAGCGCCGCCCCAGCACCCGTCAAAGCACTCGGCATCGAGGCGGATGCGGACCGGCGCAACCTCAAGACGCCCGAGACCTACCTCGGCTACGCGCGCGGTGGCCAGTCCGCCTCACCCGGTGACGTCGCCTTCGATCGGAGGCAGACGTACGAGCTGCCCAAGCACCGGCCGGGCAACAGTTGGGCGTTGTCGGGCGATTGGACTGTCGGGAGCGAGTGCGTCATGCCGTACGGGCCAGACAGCGTCCTCGCTTTCCGCTTCCACGCGCGCGACGTGAACCTCGTCCTCAATCGGACAGGCGCCGAACCGATCCCGTTCCAGGTGCTCCTGGACGGAGAACCTCCGGCCGGCTCCCACGGCGTGGACGTCGACGAGGACGGCAACGGACTGCTGGCAGGCGGCCGGCTCTACCAACTCATCCGCCAGGACGGCAAAATCAGTGAGCGGACCGTGGAGATCATCTTTCCCGAGCCTGGTGCCGAGGCCTACGCCTTCACCTTCGGATGA
- the msrA gene encoding peptide-methionine (S)-S-oxide reductase MsrA codes for MATEKAILAGGCFWGMQDLIRRQPGVVSTRVGYSGGDTPNATYRRHGNHAEAVEIVWDPEQTDYRALLEFFFQIHDPTTKDRQGGDVGSSYRSAIFYLDDEQKRVAEDTIADVEASGLWPGKVVTEVTKAGDFWEAEPEHQDYLERYPAGYTCHYPRPNWKLPRRATAG; via the coding sequence ATGGCTACCGAGAAGGCGATTCTCGCCGGGGGCTGTTTCTGGGGCATGCAGGACCTCATCCGCCGCCAGCCCGGCGTCGTCTCCACCAGGGTCGGCTACTCCGGCGGTGACACGCCGAACGCGACCTATCGCCGGCACGGCAACCACGCCGAGGCCGTCGAGATCGTCTGGGACCCGGAGCAGACGGACTACCGCGCGCTGCTGGAGTTCTTCTTCCAGATCCACGACCCCACCACCAAGGACCGCCAGGGCGGCGACGTCGGCTCCAGCTACCGTTCCGCGATCTTCTACCTGGACGACGAGCAGAAGCGCGTCGCCGAGGACACCATCGCGGACGTGGAGGCCTCCGGCCTGTGGCCCGGCAAGGTCGTCACCGAGGTGACGAAGGCGGGCGACTTCTGGGAGGCCGAGCCGGAGCACCAGGACTACCTGGAGCGCTACCCCGCCGGCTACACCTGCCACTACCCGCGGCCGAACTGGAAGCTGCCGCGCCGGGCGACCGCCGGCTGA
- a CDS encoding gamma-glutamylcyclotransferase, whose product MFNKAPGARPHSLFSFGTLLEENVQVTLFGHAVPGAEASLAGYATRPLVITDAAVIATSGSQVHLTLKRELGSVVTGGVLRLSDEELAAADAYEVDDYARRRVLLSSGESAWAYLDAEPLRSASRVLIAGGGEYGRLAAERITKDEAHHRLFNAAVPGNTLTEITAQIPELLPRHRPDTVVFAAGIDGNDDWPATIAADLARLAEIVLRGNGRLVIAGPTAVDDERIAETQVPALRDALSTWCIENHVDYLA is encoded by the coding sequence ATGTTTAACAAGGCGCCCGGGGCCCGGCCCCACTCTCTGTTCTCCTTCGGCACACTGCTGGAGGAGAACGTGCAAGTCACGCTTTTCGGTCACGCGGTACCCGGCGCCGAGGCATCTCTCGCCGGCTACGCGACCAGGCCGCTGGTCATCACCGACGCGGCCGTCATCGCGACCAGCGGCAGCCAGGTCCATCTGACGCTCAAGCGCGAACTCGGCAGCGTCGTCACGGGCGGCGTGCTTCGCCTCAGCGATGAAGAGCTTGCCGCTGCCGACGCCTACGAGGTCGACGACTACGCCCGCCGCCGCGTGCTGCTTTCCTCCGGGGAGAGCGCCTGGGCCTACCTCGACGCGGAGCCGCTGCGTTCGGCATCGCGTGTCCTGATCGCCGGCGGCGGCGAGTACGGACGACTGGCGGCGGAGCGCATCACCAAAGACGAGGCCCACCATCGGCTTTTCAACGCGGCCGTCCCCGGCAATACCCTGACCGAGATCACAGCGCAGATCCCTGAGTTGCTGCCGCGCCACCGTCCTGACACAGTCGTCTTCGCAGCGGGAATCGACGGCAACGACGACTGGCCTGCAACGATCGCGGCGGATCTCGCCAGACTCGCCGAGATCGTGCTGCGAGGCAACGGCCGCCTCGTCATCGCCGGACCCACGGCGGTGGACGACGAGCGCATCGCCGAGACACAGGTCCCGGCCCTGCGAGACGCGCTGAGTACCTGGTGTATCGAGAACCACGTGGATTACCTGGCCTGA
- the lpdA gene encoding dihydrolipoyl dehydrogenase encodes MSRHFNLVVLGGGMGGYVAAVRAAQLGRTVAVVEERYWGGVCLNVGCIPSKALLRNAELAHILGNEAETFGIRSAAPVTLDYQVAYSRSRTVAEGRVKGIHFLMRKNGIAEFDGRGVFEDGHTLTVTPSSGPSETLVFDDCIIATGAHARLLPGTELSERVVTFEEQILSDTLPESMVIVGAGAIGVEFAYILRAYGVDVTVVEFLDRMVPTEDAEVSDELARRYRRLGIRVLTSTTVVAVDDSGPKVQVTIDAPDGRQVLATDRVLQAIGFAPHVSDYGLERVGVALTERGAIAVDARGRTNVPHLYAVGDVTAKLMLAHAAEAMGIVAAETIADVETKEIDFVMVPRATYCQPQIASFGWTEEQARAQGFEVKAAKFPFSANGKAPGLGDSVGFVKVISDARYGELLGAHLIGPDVTELLPELTLAQQWDLTVHEVARNIHAHPTLGEAVQEAIHGLAGAMINF; translated from the coding sequence ATGAGCAGGCACTTCAACCTCGTCGTACTCGGCGGAGGCATGGGCGGATACGTGGCCGCCGTCCGGGCCGCGCAGCTCGGCAGGACCGTCGCGGTGGTCGAGGAGCGCTACTGGGGCGGCGTGTGCCTGAACGTCGGCTGCATCCCCTCCAAGGCCCTGCTGCGCAACGCGGAGCTCGCCCACATCCTCGGGAACGAGGCCGAGACGTTCGGCATCCGATCCGCGGCGCCGGTGACCCTCGATTACCAGGTCGCCTACTCACGCAGCCGCACCGTCGCCGAGGGGCGCGTCAAGGGTATCCACTTCCTGATGCGCAAGAACGGCATCGCCGAGTTCGACGGGCGCGGCGTATTCGAGGACGGCCATACGCTCACCGTGACACCGTCCTCCGGCCCCTCGGAGACTCTCGTCTTCGACGACTGCATCATCGCCACCGGCGCACACGCGCGGCTTCTGCCCGGCACGGAGCTCTCCGAGCGGGTCGTCACCTTCGAGGAACAGATCCTGTCCGACACTCTCCCGGAGAGCATGGTGATCGTCGGCGCCGGAGCCATCGGCGTCGAGTTCGCGTACATCCTCCGCGCCTACGGCGTAGACGTGACCGTCGTGGAATTCCTCGACCGTATGGTGCCGACGGAGGATGCGGAGGTCTCGGACGAACTCGCCCGCCGCTACCGCAGGCTCGGCATCCGCGTGCTCACCTCGACCACGGTCGTCGCCGTCGACGACTCGGGCCCGAAGGTGCAGGTCACGATCGACGCGCCGGACGGCCGTCAGGTCCTGGCGACGGACCGGGTGCTGCAGGCCATCGGATTCGCGCCGCACGTGTCCGATTACGGCCTCGAGCGTGTCGGTGTCGCCTTGACCGAGCGCGGCGCGATCGCCGTGGACGCCAGGGGCCGGACCAATGTCCCGCACCTCTACGCGGTGGGCGACGTGACCGCGAAGCTGATGCTCGCGCATGCGGCCGAAGCCATGGGGATCGTCGCCGCGGAGACGATCGCCGACGTCGAGACGAAGGAGATCGACTTCGTCATGGTGCCGCGAGCCACCTACTGCCAGCCGCAGATCGCCAGCTTCGGCTGGACGGAGGAACAGGCCCGGGCCCAAGGTTTCGAGGTCAAGGCCGCGAAGTTCCCGTTCTCCGCCAACGGGAAGGCACCCGGGCTGGGGGACTCGGTCGGGTTCGTCAAGGTGATCTCAGACGCCCGATACGGCGAGCTGCTCGGTGCGCACCTGATCGGCCCCGATGTCACGGAGCTGCTACCCGAGCTCACGCTCGCGCAGCAGTGGGACCTGACCGTGCACGAGGTGGCACGCAACATCCACGCGCATCCGACGCTCGGCGAAGCGGTACAGGAAGCAATCCACGGGCTCGCCGGAGCAATGATCAACTTCTAG
- a CDS encoding FUSC family protein, with protein MKLLDWLRRHDHGFIALRRAGRAAVVMPGVFALAEVVIGNPILATFAAFGGFATLLFADFNGPMRERLASQTALVLTGAVLVCVGTLGSQHSWIAVPMTFVVAFGVLFSGVISSPLASASNALLLSFVLAVTLPGSPSAVSDRVLGWLLAGGASILAIALLWPAPTKEPVRGLTATACRLFARRLRAEAGCVSSGYHPRSLEARQTAAAEADEAVEALRTAFFRTPYRPTGLTASARILAGLVDKVIWLGSILDRMPFEPEHGLTDEPVARVKLAAAEVLEKAADVLQKGAGAAAGLHAALDHLHHERAGMEQSTTDTLPHHHSAAVAAARGGAGPGERAADFVGSLMPSFRAQELATSVRAIGTSVDLVVANLTRTTWQLVLGRNRPEAVGSSIVFARQGAAAHAEVHSVWLHNSLRGAAALAVGVLVVEFSGVQHAFWVLLGSLAVLRSNALTTGQNALRGIIGTTAGIIIGGVLVYFVGTQMPALWVLLPVAVFFGGIAPATISFAAGQAGFTATVLILYNIIAPAGWQIGIVRVEDVAIGCVVSLAVGVLFWPRGAARALDRCLSEALSDSARYLDKAVDYGVSRCDSVHVVAAEPTDEARRATAASRRLDDAFRNYLAERGTKHLSLADATTVINAAVVLQLTADAVLDLWSTVGRGASGDRAQARHELRGAGDRMSAWFAQAAEALLGGQDPPQPAAVDRSAGTRLVAALGRDIDEGRERGAAAAVRMIWTAEHIDTARHLEQGVAGPVEKIFTVRSSHRGGDPRRLKAAAQSASA; from the coding sequence ATGAAGCTGTTGGACTGGCTACGACGGCACGATCACGGCTTCATCGCGCTGCGGCGGGCAGGAAGGGCCGCGGTCGTGATGCCGGGCGTGTTCGCGCTGGCCGAGGTCGTGATCGGCAACCCGATCCTGGCGACCTTCGCCGCGTTCGGCGGGTTCGCCACCCTGCTGTTCGCGGACTTCAACGGACCGATGCGCGAGCGACTGGCCTCGCAGACCGCACTGGTGCTCACCGGTGCCGTGCTGGTGTGCGTGGGCACGCTCGGCTCCCAGCACAGCTGGATCGCGGTGCCGATGACCTTCGTCGTCGCGTTCGGGGTGCTCTTCTCCGGAGTGATCAGCTCGCCCCTGGCCTCGGCGAGCAATGCGCTGCTGCTCAGTTTCGTGCTCGCCGTCACGTTGCCCGGGTCGCCGAGCGCGGTATCCGACCGGGTTCTCGGCTGGCTTCTGGCCGGGGGTGCCTCGATCCTCGCGATCGCCCTGTTGTGGCCCGCCCCGACGAAGGAGCCGGTGCGCGGGCTGACGGCCACGGCCTGTCGCCTCTTCGCCCGCCGGCTGCGTGCGGAGGCCGGCTGCGTGAGCAGCGGCTACCACCCGCGGAGTCTGGAAGCGCGGCAGACGGCCGCAGCGGAGGCGGACGAGGCCGTCGAGGCGCTGCGCACCGCGTTCTTCCGCACGCCCTACCGGCCCACCGGCCTGACCGCGTCCGCGCGCATCCTGGCGGGTCTGGTCGACAAGGTGATCTGGCTGGGGTCGATCCTGGACCGGATGCCGTTCGAGCCCGAGCACGGGCTGACCGATGAGCCCGTCGCCCGTGTGAAACTGGCGGCTGCCGAGGTGCTCGAGAAGGCCGCGGACGTCCTGCAAAAGGGCGCGGGCGCGGCCGCCGGGCTGCATGCCGCCCTCGACCACCTGCACCACGAGCGCGCCGGCATGGAGCAGTCGACCACCGACACGCTACCTCACCATCATTCCGCCGCCGTGGCAGCCGCCCGGGGTGGGGCAGGTCCCGGAGAGCGCGCCGCCGACTTCGTCGGGAGCCTCATGCCGAGCTTCCGGGCGCAAGAACTGGCGACCTCCGTCAGGGCGATCGGCACGTCGGTCGACCTCGTCGTCGCGAATCTCACCCGCACCACCTGGCAGCTGGTCCTGGGGCGCAATCGCCCGGAGGCTGTGGGCTCGTCGATCGTGTTCGCGCGGCAGGGCGCGGCGGCGCACGCCGAAGTCCACTCGGTCTGGCTGCACAACAGCCTGCGCGGCGCCGCAGCGCTCGCCGTGGGCGTGCTGGTGGTGGAGTTCTCCGGCGTGCAGCACGCCTTCTGGGTGCTGCTCGGCTCGTTGGCCGTACTACGTTCGAACGCGCTGACCACGGGGCAGAATGCGCTGCGCGGCATCATCGGCACCACGGCCGGCATCATCATCGGCGGAGTGCTGGTCTACTTCGTGGGCACGCAGATGCCCGCCCTGTGGGTACTGCTCCCGGTGGCCGTCTTCTTCGGCGGGATAGCACCGGCCACAATCTCCTTCGCCGCAGGTCAGGCCGGGTTCACCGCGACGGTCCTCATCCTCTACAACATCATCGCGCCCGCCGGCTGGCAGATCGGGATCGTGCGGGTCGAAGACGTCGCCATCGGTTGCGTCGTCAGCCTGGCGGTCGGCGTGCTGTTCTGGCCACGCGGAGCTGCGCGAGCCTTGGACCGGTGCCTGTCGGAGGCGCTGTCCGACAGCGCTCGGTATCTCGACAAGGCCGTGGACTACGGGGTGAGCCGCTGCGACAGCGTCCATGTAGTCGCAGCCGAGCCGACCGACGAGGCACGTCGCGCGACGGCGGCATCCAGACGCCTGGACGACGCATTCCGCAACTACCTGGCCGAACGCGGCACGAAGCACCTCTCGCTGGCAGACGCCACGACCGTGATCAACGCTGCCGTCGTGCTGCAGCTGACGGCGGACGCGGTACTGGACCTGTGGAGCACTGTCGGTCGCGGAGCCTCGGGCGACCGTGCGCAGGCGCGGCACGAATTGCGCGGAGCGGGCGACCGGATGAGCGCCTGGTTCGCACAAGCGGCCGAAGCGCTGCTCGGAGGCCAAGACCCGCCGCAGCCCGCCGCCGTGGACCGCTCCGCGGGCACCCGTCTGGTCGCAGCCCTCGGCCGGGACATCGACGAAGGGCGCGAGCGCGGAGCCGCCGCGGCGGTGCGCATGATCTGGACCGCGGAACACATCGATACCGCCCGTCACCTCGAACAGGGCGTGGCCGGGCCGGTCGAGAAGATCTTCACGGTACGGAGCTCGCATCGCGGCGGAGACCCCCGTCGGCTCAAGGCCGCCGCGCAGTCGGCCTCCGCCTGA